A genomic window from Lotus japonicus ecotype B-129 chromosome 1, LjGifu_v1.2 includes:
- the LOC130732200 gene encoding uncharacterized protein LOC130732200 gives MSCDDPKVTLNDLGDTNVLLFSEEEARQHFARRCHRFGPIYADEQEERYRFSVFKKELEWVTHQQNLDKPCAINIYSDLTHEEKLSLLLCENCDSESDTEQDHTQEPYAEKEKGYLSEDASEDDAFG, from the exons ATGTCTTGTGATGATCCTAAAG TTACCCTGAATGATTTAGGAGACACCAATGTGCTTCTCTTTTCTGAAGAGGAAGCCAGACAACATTTTGCACGCCGGTGCCACCGATTTGGACCAATATACGCCGACGAACAAGAGGAACGCTACAGGTTCAGTGTTTTCAAGAAAGAGCTTGAATGGGTCACCCACCAACAGAACCTTGATAAGCCATGTGCCATCAACATTTACTCTGATCTAACCCATGAGGAAAAGCTTTCTTTACTTTtatgtgagaattgtgattctGAATCCGACACCGAACAAGACCACACTCAAGAGCCTTAcgctgaaaaagaaaaaggctATCTTAGTGAGGACGCATCGGAGGATGATGCCTTCGGCTGA